TCCTCAGACAGAGAGGCATACCATGTGCGAAAGAGTTAAGAATaagcaaatgaaaatgaaagaataCACTGATGCTCGCAGACACGCCAAACCATCCAACTTTCAGCCTGGTGACAAGGTACGGGTTAGGAAGCCGTGGAAGGTAAAGAAAGGCGAGTTAAAGTTTTCCAAACCAAGGACTGTCATGACAAGGAAAGGACCAAACACTTATTTGCTGGATGATGGACGGACCTGGAACGCCTCACACTTATCGGCTCTGTGAGAGCTGAACGCAGGTACTGATTCTGACACAACAATGGACTGTCATAAACCAGGAACTGATCTAGCATCTAACTCTGAGTCTGATAGTAGGCTTAGGCCCACCAGGATGAGGAACCCACCTTGCTGGACCCAAGACTTTGTCATGGGAAAGTGAATGTTACTGagtaatgtgaaatatgttaaaagtgtaTTAGGTGACATACATCAGAATGATGAAGTCAGGTTCACATAAGAAGTCCTTGTTCAAAGGGGGAGATGTTGTGTCCACACATACTATTGCATTTGTTCTGTAGATGCATTTACCAGAAGCGCTAGAGGGCGCTAGTGAGTATGTTGTTCTGGTTGTGGttttggagaagaaaaaaagaaaaataaagaaaggagtCAACTCCGGTAATCCTCTGTTCctacctgcgtgtgtgtgtaatacTTGCTGAACTAACACCACACAACAGACGTTGGGTTGAAGTAGGAGAGCAGAGTAAGCTCCTTTTCTCTAAGATGTCAGCTCCTCCCTGCTGGATGCGTCTTCTGCTGGAGTTCTTCGTctccaccatcaccaagtggTGCTCATTTGATCTAATGTTGTTGAGTCTTTACCGTACTACATAGAGGTGACTGTTATTGTAAACGGACTTTTTATAAATAAAGCTTAATTGAATTAAGTCGAGCAGTTCAGCAAATAATGTTGCAGTGGACTCAGGCCGAAAAATTTGCTTCCAGTGGCCTCCTCTGAGAGATTTGCATCGTCTCTCTAACATCCCTAAAATTAGAAGTCAGTGCCCTGATTTATGTGGAAACGCTGAGGGGGCGGGGGCACATTCCATGGCTGCTGTAGGCAGGAAGTTTTGGAATCTCCATGGAAAtcaaggcaaaacacagagccccACAGTTATTTTTCCAAATATTTCACACATGCCTTTAGTACAAAATGTGCTCAAAAGGAAAGGAGGACAAATGATTTGTTACCAACTGTCCCCTTCATTCCTCACACACACTTCGATTGTATCTCGCATTGCTTCAAATGGCGCTTGACTTTAACATTTTTCTGACTGTAGATGAAGCGTGAATTATGtggagtctgcactttcataccatgaaaaacaaacaaagtcgAAATTCAGAACATTGACATCTGTTCTTGATCCACTCTGATTGAATCACGCGCACAGTTGGCAGGAGTCACAGTGGTGAAATCACGGCGATAACCTGACAACAGTCTTTGTAAGTTATGCTCCAGTCCGCATGTATGTGGAATGCATACATGAAGGTTTAACCTTTCTCCATGCAGACTGGATGAGGATGACTTTTCAGCTAAATTTCCCACTATGATGCTGTTCAAACTTAGTGCTCACGTAATCCTAACCTTTCCCCTCAGCTGAGCCTCACCTCACTCACAGTTACTGACATACGAGTCAGGAAATGTGATCTGCATTTGCACAGATAGGACCAAAATAATGGGAAATCACAGACCGCATGGTGCCAAAGCTGAAAATGGTACTCAACACATGGCGATTTATTACTGCAGCTTTTCCCCGCCTGAGAAAAGTGGCACTCGCCTATGACAAGTAAAGGCAGCGAGAGGAAAATGTCTGGCATCCGAGGAATGAAATTCCAACCTCAGCAAGGGGGAACAAGGAagacaaaaatatttacattaaaattaaaagtttaCCGAGGAATTCCTACATGTCCCTGCACATCTTGAGAATATATAAGAAAGCACATCCACATCAAAATACAATCAATTACTTGGCATTTGATCTGATTATTTGAGGTTAAATTTGTATTTCCATTTAACTTGAGTAACATTACAGGTTCTCTTATTTTCTGAGAATTCGTGTGGATTAGTTCCTGCTGGGCAGGTTTGGAGAATCACTTTGTGTGAGATGAAATCTAAAATCCTCAAGAACTTAATTTTCTTAGGATTTGAGGTACAGCTTCTGGTATTTGTCATGCAAGATGCCTTTATCTTAACAGCAAGATAGAAAAAGATTGCTGTGAAACTAATACGGTACATTTTGTTACTTGCAGAGTTTTTGTACATCATATTGTGTCTCTGCTTGAAGAAGACCAACCACAGCTGAGCAGTCATAGAAGTCACAGAAGAATAGAGAAAATCTTGGCTCAGTTGGTGTAGATTTATTGGAAGGATGACTGATGACTGAGGAgagacattttaaagaaaacttGGAGTCAAACAGTAAGTACAAATGTTTAACCCCAACAGCCTGGTCATCCCCTAAATCCAGTATATCTAAAGAGACCAAAACTACAAAACTAGTAGATTTTTGTCACTTTGGGGATCAGCCTCAAGTGGACAGAGGATAGAGGATTTTGGCTGAATTTTTCAAACTCGAAGATTTCTGAGGTCACTGAGATGTTTGGAAAGGGTCACAGCGACAAAAAGAAATGAGGCCACTCTGGAAGTGTCTGAGCtgaagatgttaagattttcaCTGGGAGTGACTAGAAATGAGTATGTCAGAGGAGCAGTTCAAGTGTGGATATGAAGTTAGAGAGGCTAAGATGGTTTGGACTTCTGCAGAGGAGAGATAttggatatactggacaaaggacGCTGAAGATGGAGATGCCAGGCATGAAGAAAATAGAGGAGACTCATGGacgtagtgaaggaggacaggcAGACGGTTGGTGTGACAAAGGGGGTTGCTagggatggaggcagatgatccactgttgCGATCCTAAAGGGGGCAGCTAAAAGAAGAAGGCGAGGTCACCGTCTTTACAGCCTGATATAAATGGTTGCTTCTATAGCTGATATCTGCCTTCATAACAACTGCAAGAGGtgatttttaaactttttatctTTGAACTAATGAGGAACCGTTGGTGCACCCTATTTGGATTCAGTAAACCTAGCTAGCTGATGTTAGCGGGTGAAGTAAATCCTTCTAATtgtccaaatatggtcacttgTGGTTCCAAAAAAGCTGGCAAAAGCACCAAAATTTcagatttaaaatgtttacaaaCCAGCGGGTGACATCTACGGCTTTACTTCGGTGAAGAGAACAGAGAGCCTTTTATCAGGAATATATTAAAACTTTATTATTGTGAAATGTTAAGGCATACATACAAATGTTTCCTTTACAAAAGTTCACAGCAACATCACGTTGGGTCAACCAGCTGAAGCGAGGCAACTTAACACAACCTTTTGTATTCATCATCAACTATAACTTAAAGATAGAGTCCATCTTTGGCACCAGGAAACAAGACCATTTAAAGtagatatgaaaaaaataataattacaaaataTATTAACTTCTCTCACTTCAAACAGCCATTTGTGTAAACATGTTGCAGAATAAGCAAAGGGCAGTAACTCTGACACACTGCACTGACCAGCAAATGCACTGTGATGGAGGATGAAGGAGAATATCGGGTAAACGTGAGGTTTCACACGCTAATATTTAAAAACTGGATAAGCTTATTGGCTTCTTCAGAAATCCACTGATGATGAGTTTTAATGTCCTTTCCCCATGGAGTGTGGCACATTCCAGTTAAATAGAAAACACATTCATTGAAAACAGAAGTGTACATTCATCAGTGTTCAGTGATCCTACATCACGCAGGGAGAAATAAATAGAAGAGTCCATATTAGGCTTACAGTATAGTCTACCCAGAAATGTGAGATActtgaaaaacagctgaaaataacAGCGATGGAGTAGCAAATGTGGGCCAATTATAGTTGACCGTTTCGACGTTCGTGGTAGATCCAGCTACCACGACTCAGAAGAAATAACCACCCCAGAAAAGGAGTCATGTGGAGAATGCCTGCCATTTTAACAAGGGCGAAGGGTCAGACTTTAGATAGCCTTTTTCTTTAACGGGAGCATTCCCTCAGCGAGGAATGTGAGAAGATTAGCTCTGCTGTGGCATGGGAGGGGAGCGAAACGCTGGGTAGCCACCTTCTGAGGCCCCAAACATTAGCCGGGGATCTGGAAAACCGGACCCCAGAGAAACGGCGTCAATCCTCACAGGCTTTTTAAAGAGAGAACCGAGCAGGCATTTTGCAGGCTTCGCAttcaaaaaaatgtttccaaATCCCCCTCTGAGCTGCGAGCAAGGCCTCCGAATGTATTTTAAAGAGGAGGGCAACTGTTAATTTAGCTCTGTTAAATTCTGAGTCATTTTATAAATATTCCCATTACTTTCAGAGGGCATGGTAACAGGGATGCTACTGGAAAACAAAACCAAGAAGTGAGTCATGTGTATATaattagaaaaagaaagtgGTGCACATTTAggacaaacaaaaatcacatcAATTATGAGCAGCATTTACATGTATAAATACAAtacataattaaaaaataaaaagagaaacatgCACAATATATGCACAGTCAGCAGCCCAGTTCCTGTCACGCTGAAATACTGTCCAGGTACCGTGAACGAATCCCAACTGCCCGTTTATGAGTTGTGCAGAAACAGCAGAAGGAAATCTCAGCACACACATGTTGATTTAAGCCAGACGTCGAGGAAGCCCTTTAAAGTCTCAGCCAAGAGTCTGTGTCAGAGCTGCTGTCAGTCATACGAGCCGCAGCGAGCGCTCAAATGAGGATTTCCACCACGTCTGCGCCCAAGCTGTTGAGGCTCCTTAGCATCTTCGGCGGAAGCTTTGGCTCCTCCGAGGTTTCTACAGGCAGGACAGAATTTATAGATTAGAAAAAACAACACTGGAAGGCAAACTGCCGATGCACGTGTCATTCGTTTAGATAAATATTTGTTATTTATACGTCCAGATTGTTTTGGAGTTGCTCGTTTTTGGAAATATCCTCTGTGAAGAGGTCTGCACTTGCCCTGCGGTGCTGAAAGCACCAAAAACCTGATGTGAAAACTAAGTagcaacatcttttttttctagaAATCATGACCCAGTTACCACGTGGTTCCTGGAGGAACTATTTTCTCTCAACCATATTATGGTAGAAACGCAGCGTGGCCAGAGGCCTCTGTGGATCTTTTTTGATCCGAGTGTTTCAGCTGTAATATTCATGTTTGCTGATTTGACTGGAGGAAACAATGTAAAGCTACTTGTCGGAGTGATTTTTCTATTTAATTCAATGACACATTCTTAAAATGAGCTGTGAGGAGCTGACTGGGCCTTAAGCACTTCGAAAAACCCACCAGGTGTAGCCGCTGAGCTTGCTTCACACATCTTGAGCTTGCCGTGCTCTGCTGTGGCCTCAGGCTCCTGTGAGGCCTCGTCGCTCTGCGTGCTGCAGTCTCGGCTCAGGACCTTAGCAGCAGCAAGCAGCTTGGGCTGCAGCACAGCTGAACCTGTCTGGTCATCTGAGAGGCTCTTTCCTGCAGACAAAGAGAAGAAACTGCTTAATTACCCGCCTACATCCACATTTACGCGCTCCTGAACATCTGCCGCGCAGAGCTCTTCCCATGACTATTCTGGATGGGGCTATTCTGGAGTGAGAGATGATATGCATTCCAGTTTAAAAACAGGGCTGTGTCCtacttgtttttgtctttttcagggTGTGCGCATTCTGTCTGGCAGTTGTCACAGGATAGCGTGTGTAATTAAAGATTCCAGATTCCTCAGCTCGGCACGAATAGTAAGGGAAGAAGCTCACCTTCGTTCTCCATGCCGCCGGTCGCTATGTTGATGGAGGGGACGGATCTGGCCGAACGAAGCCCCTGTTTCTCAGGCTTGCTCTGCTCCAACCTGGAGCGCTGCTGGAGGACTTTGATCACCGCGTCCTTCTCCAGGAGCTGAGCGTGAAGAGCGCGGATCCTGAACGCACGGAGAACATCGTGAGTTTAgaaaaaacaccacagagcAGGCAGAAGGAAACAATGAAGTATGGATGAAAAGATGATCACCTGTTCTCCATCTCCTGACGTCTGTGATGGGACAACGGCAGGTCTTCATTAAAACTACTGTCCGGAGAGTGCCGCGGGGAGTGATTGATGATAGTTGTatctctgaaaataaaatatacggtTTTCTAAATAATCCCGCAATTTTTACGTTTTGAATCTTCACTCCATTTTGACAGATTTGTTTGtacctctgtgctgcagctgtgGCTGCTGCATCCATTGCAAACTGCCTCATGGTGCTCTCCTCCAGGTACTTTTGCTCCCACTTGGTGATATCTGCCTCCAGGGCAAGGATACGCTCCTCCTTCTCCCTCAGATGCTGCTGCAACCTGGACGAGCTCGGCTCTGAAGCTGTGGAATCAGTGCTCTGGTTCTGGGACTGAAACGGTAGACAGAATAGATCGTTTAACACCCAAGGAAACAAAATGCTCTAAATCTGACTCtctgaaaatgtgtttatccCTCAATCCACTTTTACTACTTTAACTACGCAGGAATCCTCTAGCAGACTAATGCTGGTCCCTTTCACCCTGTGAGCCAGCCAAGTGTTTCTATAGGATAAGCCGCTTGGACATGTTCACATTGTTAAAATCTGCTAACTGAaccattgggggggggggggggggggggggggggcttgttTTCCTCACCTGTTGTGCCCTGAGGCTTTTTAGCTCCTGCTCCAACCTCGTGCGTAGCCGGAGCTCCAGCTCTTCCCGCTTCTCACAGGCGGCCTGCAGCTGGGCCAGCGCACTCTGCAGCCTCTCCACTTTCTTCACGTACGCCCTCTTCCTCTGAAGTTCTTCTTCCAGCTGACGGTTGCGAGTCTGCGCCGAGGCCAGAGCCTGCTCCATCAGCTCCCGTTTCCGCTGGCACTCCTCCCTGGACACTCGCAGGTGCTGAATCTGCTTCTCCAGACATTCGCGCTCCCGCTGCTGCTCTTCATCTGCAATACAGGAAACAACAGGTTAATGAAGGTGACGAGGCTCTTaacaacttaaaaataaatcttttgaGATTCTTCCTggcttttgtttgattttttaagCCTATAAAACTAtatcactggaaaaaaaaaaaaagagtaaaattgGTCTCCTCTAAAGAGAAGCTCCCATGGCCTTCGCTGGGGTCAGTGAAGCCTTCAGTCCGGGAGCATTTCAGTGCATTTTCTAAGGAATGTGACCCAACAACAGACATAAAGGCATGTGGTTCAACATCAAAACATTTGACACCTCATTTTTTGCTAAGTTTATTGCCCTCGTAAACATGGGATCAGTAAAAACAATATTTCTCATTGAATCTTTGAAAGCTAGTCTGCATTTCAATGAGCCCTTTTAGAAAGTTTAACTGATGTGCCTCTTTAAAAGGGGGCTGATTACACAACATGAGTGCATGCCTGTGGAGAGAATGCAGACTTCCTCTTATCCACTTACGCACACAGGCATAGCCTTGTACTGGTAAAAGCTCTGGAATGCCTCTGAGGACGTGAAGTAAACAAGCAgctcaaaatatatttcatgtGGTTCTCATAACACAAACATATAAACTACACATCCCACTATTGTACTGCTTTTCTCTGCTATGCTGAGATAACCGTTTGGGAAAGATAATCATAGACACTGACACGACTGCATTTACTGCCCAAATGTTCCAACATAAGTGTTATTCCACCTAATCCTCGCTGTAGGGATTTCTCTACAGCTCAGTTCTGCACAGAGCTAAAAGGGAGCAAAGAAATATTCACAACTGGCCGATCATCATTAAGCTATGGCATGAAAAAGAAATGCCCAAATAAGGAGAATGAGCAAGTCATGGGTCATGTAGAGTTAGGCCAGGACACCCAGACGTATTAGTTCCCCTTGAGAAGGGAGGTCATTAGTAGCGATGCAAAACTGAGcacatcagtaaaaaaaaaaaaaaaaagggagggggGGCATTCCTAGTGGCAAACACCCTGAAAGCCCTAAAAACATCTCAGGAATCCAGGCCACATTTACTGCAGCATAAAAAAAGGTCTGGAGTCTAGGTGCCAAAAGTAACTTACAGGGGAGATACACCCATTTGTGTGACAACATGTAGACAGCACCACATCACTAAAGAAGGAAACCAATCCCTGCTCAGCTATGTTCCTGCTATTGTTCAGTGTTTCACAGGGAATTGTGATTGAATCTGTGATGAACTGCAGCGTGAGAGGAGTTTGTAACAAAAGACTGATGCAGACTCACTTTGCTCCAAGAGTTTGACAAAGACGTGCTGCTTCGGGTCGGCGCAGTCCGCTCTGTGCTTGTTAGCCACGTCGAGTTGCTCTGCACAGAGATGACCAGCATACCACAATGAGCACATACGCATAAAGTAGGTTTAAAGCCAGGAGACAgacaaataaaaatggaaacttACCTCGCAGGTCTCTGTTGAAGTCATGCATTCTCTTAACCTCTGCCTCTAGTTTATTCCTCATCGTTTTCTCCAGAGTTTCTCGCTTTCCAGAGCCTTTCATGAGGGTCTCATAAGCCTCAGATATCCTCTGAATCTCCAACTCCAACtgggaagaaagagagaaaatgagtCTCTGGGGGAGGAATTCCTGCATATTGTCTGGTTTATGTTGCAAATGTTAATATCAATGAGGCTAATTAGTCTACTGAATGCCACCCGCTGTGAAATGTCTCTTTAACACTACGTGAATGAATAATGGAATTAACATTCCAGACTGAACACTCGTGATCCCAGGTGCCAGCCATTTATCTCCTCACATGCCGACatgtttttaaagacaaaagGAGATGCGTTGTAGAGATTCCATGCTCTGAATTAGTGAGAAAACCCGTCACCTCCTGCCCCAGCTAAAAACTTTTGTTTTCTCACGACCTCAACGAACCATTCACTACCATCCTCTCACCTTCTGAAGCCTGGTGGCCTTTTCCGTGTACACCTCCAGTTCCTTCCTGAGCCGCTCGTTCTCCCGCATTAATGTGTCGCTCTGAGGGGAGTTGCAGTCTGAAGCTGCTGTGATGCTGTTGTGAGTCTCCTGCGACTGAGCAGACACAAACCTGCAGACAGGAGATAGCAACAGTGCTGAAAAGACCGCCAAAATAAAAGAACAGCAGACTTCTCTGGggctgttcttctttttttgataGCGCATGTGTTTGTGGATGTTACCTGTGCTGTTGTGTGTAGAGGGGAGGATGGGGGTCTTGGTTGTATTGCACATATTCCTGTGAGTGGCTGAGCATGTATCCAGGAAGTCTGACACAGAAAGGATAGTCTGGGGGTGGTCCTCGCTGCTCTGCACACGGCTGAGCCCTTTGTCTGTCAGGTGTCGCAGCATTTAAAACATTATTGTGATGATTATAGAGCTGTGGGTAGCTGTGTGAGGAACTCATAGGCAGACTGTTCCTAGACCGGTTTCTCTCCAGAGAAAGCTGCATGAGTCTCTCACTGAGAGAGCGAGCGTGCTCTCTCTTCAGATCCCACTGTGCCTCACTTCCACTTCCCTCTACATCCATGCTGGGTCCATTGTGCTCCGCCTGCCCCTTCTGAGAGTTCAGGAACTGGGAGTGGGCTTTGGCTTCCTCGTAAGTAGGCAGTTCCTCCTTGTGGAGATGGTACAGGTGGCACACGGGGCTCTCAGAGTGCAAGCTGTCTCCTTGGTGCTCCTGACCTTGAGGCTCCTGCCTTGTTGACATCTGGATGTATTGAGTGTCCTCCTGAGTGAGGCTCTCCAGAGAGGAGCGGGGACTGCCGGtgccgccgccgctgctgccTCCACGCAGTGCCTGCTGCTGGATGGCTAGAAGCGT
The window above is part of the Maylandia zebra isolate NMK-2024a linkage group LG23, Mzebra_GT3a, whole genome shotgun sequence genome. Proteins encoded here:
- the amotl2a gene encoding angiomotin-like 2a, with the translated sequence MRTAEESSGTVLHRLIQEQLRYGNLTDTRTLLAIQQQALRGGSSGGGTGSPRSSLESLTQEDTQYIQMSTRQEPQGQEHQGDSLHSESPVCHLYHLHKEELPTYEEAKAHSQFLNSQKGQAEHNGPSMDVEGSGSEAQWDLKREHARSLSERLMQLSLERNRSRNSLPMSSSHSYPQLYNHHNNVLNAATPDRQRAQPCAEQRGPPPDYPFCVRLPGYMLSHSQEYVQYNQDPHPPLYTQQHRFVSAQSQETHNSITAASDCNSPQSDTLMRENERLRKELEVYTEKATRLQKLELEIQRISEAYETLMKGSGKRETLEKTMRNKLEAEVKRMHDFNRDLREQLDVANKHRADCADPKQHVFVKLLEQNEEQQRERECLEKQIQHLRVSREECQRKRELMEQALASAQTRNRQLEEELQRKRAYVKKVERLQSALAQLQAACEKREELELRLRTRLEQELKSLRAQQSQNQSTDSTASEPSSSRLQQHLREKEERILALEADITKWEQKYLEESTMRQFAMDAAATAAAQRDTTIINHSPRHSPDSSFNEDLPLSHHRRQEMENRIRALHAQLLEKDAVIKVLQQRSRLEQSKPEKQGLRSARSVPSINIATGGMENEGKSLSDDQTGSAVLQPKLLAAAKVLSRDCSTQSDEASQEPEATAEHGKLKMCEASSAATPETSEEPKLPPKMLRSLNSLGADVVEILI